In Aeromicrobium marinum DSM 15272, one genomic interval encodes:
- a CDS encoding S-layer homology domain-containing protein: MKIFSNGPVSVVVGALLALGLLAPASAALEFSDVPPSLTFADEIAWLASTGVTNGYDDGTFRPSAPVLREQMAAFLYRYEAYRTGAEPVVDLPPSSPFTDVPTTHVFYEQMVWLGQQEITTGYDNGNGTKRFEPSAPVLREQMAAFLYRFEFGSDADGPEFEEEPTFTDVAPAFVFFDQIEWLASTGVTTGFDEPGGSKTFRGAQPVLREQMAAFLFRYDDLPIEPDEATARVSVTSDGTQGDERSENPAVSADGRYVVYESRATTLGPGDTSEDVDIYLSDRVSGSTSRISVAADGTEADGSSRQPAISADGRFVAFSSSASNLVPNDTNDRGDVFLWDRSTRETMRVSDTFDGSQLDNDAYQPAISADGRFVAFGSDASNLVPDDTNGQADIFVWDAESGLTELVSVSTEGAQSDLSSEHPAISADGRHVTFEARATNLVEGDTNAALDVFERDRQTDTTTRISEGSGGADGDGESGLPAISADGRYVAYESHATNLVAGDANDSKDVFVWDRQTGTTALVSVGAGGLQGDADSSAPSVSADGRYVAFDSLTSNLVASTGGVQGDVFLRDLQEGTITVVSTSVSGLRGNGASTGPAISADGRIIAYTSAASNLVSGDTNMRRDVFVWDREAQRGANS, from the coding sequence GTGAAGATCTTCTCGAATGGTCCTGTGTCGGTCGTGGTGGGTGCGTTGCTCGCCCTGGGTCTGCTCGCTCCGGCCAGTGCGGCGCTGGAGTTCAGCGACGTCCCGCCGAGCCTCACGTTCGCCGACGAGATCGCCTGGTTGGCGTCGACCGGGGTGACCAACGGCTACGACGACGGCACCTTCCGTCCCTCGGCGCCGGTGCTGCGGGAGCAGATGGCGGCGTTCCTCTACCGGTACGAGGCGTACCGGACCGGCGCCGAGCCCGTGGTCGACCTGCCGCCGTCCTCGCCGTTCACCGACGTGCCCACCACCCACGTGTTCTACGAGCAGATGGTGTGGCTGGGCCAGCAGGAGATCACCACGGGCTACGACAACGGCAACGGCACGAAGCGGTTCGAGCCGTCGGCGCCGGTGCTGCGGGAGCAGATGGCGGCGTTCCTCTACCGCTTCGAGTTCGGTTCCGACGCCGACGGTCCGGAGTTCGAGGAGGAGCCGACCTTCACCGACGTCGCGCCGGCGTTCGTGTTCTTCGACCAGATCGAGTGGTTGGCGTCGACCGGGGTGACCACGGGGTTCGACGAGCCGGGCGGGAGCAAGACGTTCCGTGGTGCGCAGCCGGTGCTGCGCGAGCAGATGGCGGCGTTCCTGTTCCGCTACGACGACCTGCCGATCGAGCCCGACGAGGCGACCGCCCGGGTGTCGGTGACCTCCGACGGCACCCAGGGCGACGAGCGGTCGGAGAACCCTGCCGTCTCGGCCGACGGCCGGTACGTCGTGTACGAGTCGCGAGCGACGACCTTGGGGCCGGGCGACACCAGTGAGGACGTGGACATCTACCTGTCGGACCGGGTGAGCGGGTCGACGTCCCGCATCTCTGTCGCCGCGGACGGCACCGAGGCCGACGGATCGTCGCGCCAGCCGGCGATCTCGGCCGACGGACGGTTCGTCGCCTTCAGCTCGTCCGCGTCGAACCTGGTGCCGAACGACACCAACGATCGCGGCGACGTCTTCCTCTGGGACCGATCGACCCGCGAGACCATGCGGGTGTCCGACACCTTCGACGGCAGCCAGCTCGACAACGACGCCTACCAGCCGGCGATCTCCGCCGACGGCCGATTCGTCGCCTTCGGCTCCGACGCGTCGAACCTGGTGCCGGACGACACGAACGGCCAGGCCGACATCTTCGTGTGGGACGCCGAGTCGGGCCTGACCGAGCTGGTCTCGGTCAGCACCGAGGGAGCGCAGTCCGACCTGAGCTCCGAACACCCCGCGATCTCGGCCGACGGACGCCACGTCACGTTCGAGGCGCGCGCGACCAACCTCGTGGAGGGTGACACGAACGCGGCCCTCGACGTGTTCGAGCGTGACCGCCAGACCGACACCACCACGCGAATCTCCGAGGGTTCCGGTGGGGCCGACGGTGACGGCGAGTCAGGTCTCCCGGCGATCTCGGCTGACGGCCGGTACGTGGCGTACGAGTCGCACGCGACGAACCTGGTGGCCGGCGACGCCAACGACTCCAAGGACGTGTTCGTGTGGGACCGGCAGACGGGCACCACCGCGCTGGTGTCGGTGGGCGCCGGCGGCCTGCAGGGCGACGCCGACTCCTCCGCACCGTCGGTCTCCGCCGACGGCCGCTACGTCGCCTTCGACTCTCTCACGTCGAATCTCGTCGCATCGACCGGCGGCGTGCAGGGCGACGTCTTCCTGCGGGACCTGCAGGAAGGGACGATCACCGTCGTGTCGACCAGCGTCTCCGGGCTCCGGGGCAACGGTGCCTCGACCGGTCCGGCCATCTCCGCGGACGGCCGCATCATCGCGTACACGTCGGCTGCCTCGAACCTGGTGTCGGGCGACACCAACATGCGCCGCGACGTGTTCGTGTGGGACCGGGAGGCCCAGCGGGGGGCAAACTCCTGA
- a CDS encoding polysaccharide pyruvyl transferase family protein, which yields MRGAGRSRRRRPPRRLYLIGVAGHPNFGDEAITRGWLRWLAKREPDAEVWLDVPNPGNATALHHGLHPGLRCVDTLHRLAWEAPGDDPRGVGAHVTEVLDRPWVSPRWTAGVEAFRSADVVHLLGGGYVNSGARWSAGLVAAAAWAAPRGARTGGTGLGLLPADAALREVWAAAAPSFDVLAVRDHASVAVTGGVAEQSPDDIFLGGVGQHTRRDGDRLPRVMVLAQRDTHDRFDDVVATVRATLDGWQVDPADVGFAECNPPVDFGIVEALRGQYPDAPFYAFPEVLREGLPAAAHQTWITTRYHPHLIAASAGAAGAAISVSEDYYGVKHEAVVAAGSGWTVAAPGGQAVQPGPAGELVTRAVTHTRALEALAQRLYR from the coding sequence ATGCGTGGAGCCGGCCGTTCGAGGCGACGTCGACCGCCCCGACGCCTCTACCTGATCGGTGTCGCCGGCCACCCGAACTTCGGTGACGAGGCGATCACCCGCGGGTGGTTGCGGTGGCTGGCGAAGCGCGAGCCCGACGCCGAGGTCTGGCTCGACGTCCCGAACCCCGGCAACGCGACGGCCCTCCACCACGGGCTGCACCCCGGCCTGCGGTGCGTCGACACCCTGCACCGCCTGGCGTGGGAAGCGCCGGGTGACGACCCGCGTGGGGTCGGCGCCCACGTCACCGAGGTGCTCGACCGCCCGTGGGTCTCGCCGCGCTGGACCGCCGGGGTCGAGGCGTTCCGGTCCGCCGACGTCGTCCACCTGCTCGGCGGCGGGTACGTCAACTCCGGTGCTCGGTGGTCCGCCGGACTGGTCGCGGCCGCGGCGTGGGCGGCCCCACGAGGCGCCCGGACGGGGGGCACCGGCCTCGGCCTCCTCCCCGCCGATGCCGCGCTGCGGGAGGTGTGGGCGGCGGCTGCACCCTCGTTCGACGTGCTCGCGGTCCGTGACCACGCATCCGTGGCCGTCACGGGAGGCGTGGCCGAGCAGTCGCCCGACGACATCTTCCTCGGCGGCGTCGGCCAGCACACCCGGCGTGACGGCGACCGGCTCCCGCGGGTGATGGTGCTGGCCCAGCGCGACACCCACGACCGGTTCGACGACGTCGTCGCCACCGTGCGGGCGACCCTCGACGGCTGGCAGGTGGACCCGGCGGACGTCGGGTTCGCCGAGTGCAACCCGCCGGTCGACTTCGGCATCGTCGAGGCCCTGCGCGGGCAGTACCCGGACGCCCCGTTCTACGCCTTTCCCGAGGTGCTGCGTGAGGGCCTGCCGGCTGCGGCCCACCAGACGTGGATCACCACGCGGTACCACCCGCACCTCATCGCGGCGTCCGCCGGCGCCGCCGGCGCGGCGATCAGCGTGAGCGAGGACTACTACGGGGTGAAGCACGAGGCCGTCGTGGCGGCAGGGTCCGGCTGGACCGTCGCAGCACCCGGGGGGCAGGCGGTGCAGCCCGGCCCGGCGGGCGAGCTGGTGACCCGCGCCGTCACCCACACCCGTGCCCTCGAGGCCTTGGCGCAGCGGCTGTACCGCTGA
- a CDS encoding glycosyltransferase, with protein MSPVHPPRDDAGTLVQRVLLGPVHAVPQGLYATAATGHAAFTRTSAALQPWTRVTTRTYFGRVQAAYLQRWTSVTHVDVSLSVTGAGEVRVHADDFLPGSRVVASETVDVHTPIRVVMRVALDAFLDAGHLWLEAETTTGVLHVDDVRVSGIEAAPPVPTVVAICTHNRPDDCIRTLDTLAADGEVVRLLEQVVVVDQGDRRVADHPGFAATAQRLGDRLRVVEQRNLGGSGGFTRGIVEATGAWPDAQVILMDDDIRLETETVLRLAAFGRHRAAPLIVGGQMLNLHHPSRLHSHAERSDLSVLEAGFPADPLAHHVDVLEQLPYRRADAEYTAWWACLVPAEVFDRVGLPLPLFFQFDDIEFGIRAREQGIPTVTLPGAAVWHADFDLKEWDDWPFFFRRRNALITAALHSGAVPGAVVPELERHFRNWLVEYRYGLTATIIEAIDQFLAGPSILDDGGVDALARVREIRARHDDTRLLTAAEVAEAGLARSVLRFEGDEPEDARRAGIRRFRDQLRGRVMPEVTLPATAPWWHASPYYTVVTTDRAQTSFRVRRLSRRTTVQLARESRRALRRLRRHGAEAAEQWRAAAPQLTSRETWDRLLDLD; from the coding sequence GTGAGCCCGGTCCACCCCCCGCGAGACGACGCCGGCACCCTCGTCCAGCGCGTCCTGCTCGGCCCGGTCCACGCCGTTCCGCAGGGCCTGTACGCGACGGCCGCCACCGGCCACGCCGCGTTCACCCGGACCTCCGCCGCTCTGCAACCCTGGACCCGCGTCACCACCCGCACGTACTTCGGTCGGGTCCAGGCGGCCTACCTGCAGCGCTGGACGAGCGTCACCCACGTCGACGTGAGCCTGAGCGTCACGGGTGCCGGCGAGGTCCGCGTGCACGCCGACGACTTCCTGCCGGGCAGCCGGGTGGTCGCCTCGGAGACCGTCGACGTGCACACGCCCATCCGGGTGGTGATGCGGGTGGCGCTGGACGCGTTCCTCGACGCCGGCCACCTGTGGCTGGAGGCCGAGACCACCACGGGGGTGCTGCACGTCGACGACGTGCGGGTCAGCGGCATCGAGGCCGCCCCGCCCGTGCCGACCGTCGTGGCCATCTGCACCCACAACCGGCCCGACGACTGCATCCGCACCCTCGACACCCTGGCGGCCGACGGCGAGGTCGTCCGACTCCTCGAGCAGGTCGTGGTGGTCGACCAGGGTGACCGCCGGGTCGCGGACCACCCGGGGTTCGCCGCGACGGCCCAACGGCTCGGCGACCGGCTGCGCGTCGTCGAGCAGCGCAACCTGGGTGGGTCGGGAGGATTCACCCGCGGGATCGTCGAGGCCACCGGAGCGTGGCCGGACGCCCAGGTGATCCTCATGGACGACGACATCCGGCTCGAGACCGAGACGGTGCTGCGGCTGGCCGCGTTCGGGCGGCATCGCGCTGCTCCGCTGATCGTGGGTGGGCAGATGCTCAACCTGCACCACCCGTCCCGGCTGCACAGCCATGCCGAACGGTCGGACCTGTCGGTCCTGGAGGCCGGTTTCCCGGCGGATCCCCTCGCCCATCACGTCGACGTGCTCGAGCAGCTGCCGTACCGGCGGGCCGACGCCGAGTACACGGCCTGGTGGGCCTGCCTGGTCCCGGCCGAGGTCTTCGACCGGGTGGGGCTGCCGCTGCCGCTGTTCTTCCAGTTCGACGACATCGAGTTCGGCATCCGCGCCCGTGAGCAGGGCATCCCGACGGTCACCCTGCCGGGCGCGGCGGTGTGGCACGCCGACTTCGACCTGAAGGAGTGGGACGACTGGCCGTTCTTCTTCCGGCGTCGCAACGCGCTGATCACCGCGGCCCTGCACTCCGGCGCCGTGCCCGGTGCGGTCGTGCCCGAGCTGGAGCGACACTTCCGCAACTGGCTGGTCGAGTACCGCTACGGGCTGACGGCCACGATCATCGAGGCGATCGACCAGTTCCTCGCCGGACCGTCGATCCTCGACGACGGAGGCGTGGATGCGCTCGCCCGGGTGCGGGAGATCCGCGCCCGGCACGACGACACCCGCCTGCTCACGGCCGCGGAGGTCGCCGAGGCCGGTCTGGCCCGCTCGGTGCTGCGGTTCGAGGGTGACGAGCCCGAGGACGCGCGCCGGGCCGGCATCCGGCGCTTCCGCGACCAGCTGCGAGGGCGCGTGATGCCCGAGGTCACGCTGCCGGCGACCGCCCCGTGGTGGCACGCCAGCCCGTACTACACGGTGGTCACCACCGACCGGGCGCAGACGTCGTTCCGGGTCCGCCGACTCTCGCGCCGCACCACGGTGCAGCTGGCCCGCGAGTCGCGCCGCGCGCTCCGCCGGTTGCGCCGTCACGGTGCCGAGGCGGCGGAGCAGTGGCGCGCCGCCGCACCCCAGCTCACCAGCCGCGAGACCTGGGACCGGCTGCTCGACCTCGACTGA
- a CDS encoding S-layer homology domain-containing protein, giving the protein MKRNRTRTRRLSVAAVAAALVVTGWVAAPVQAEVNDTGAVSGTVFGRAIGSTAETVPGVPVTVLQLDEDSGTFEPVPGATDVTDGDGDYLIDGLPEGDYRLCFGSPGQIVASRWISSCYRNAYSVDQARDIEVGPGEVNSLQLSESLLPAFTDVALPLSVEQESLDGRAAVGGHPFWSEITDLALFGVTTGYDEADGSRTFRPGQPVLREQMAAFLYRTEKLETGMEPEVDLPEVSPFTDVPTTHVFYREIVWLADRRITTGYFDGTFRPGQPVLREQMAAFLYRFDGSEFEDGDGADDVGPEFTDVNSANNVFFDEIEWMALEGITTGYDEGNGTRTFRPAQPVLREQMAAFLIRFAEPLIN; this is encoded by the coding sequence GTGAAGCGCAACCGCACCCGTACCCGCCGCCTCTCCGTCGCAGCGGTCGCGGCGGCGCTCGTCGTCACCGGCTGGGTCGCCGCGCCGGTCCAGGCCGAGGTGAACGACACCGGCGCGGTCAGCGGCACGGTCTTCGGGCGAGCCATCGGTTCGACCGCCGAGACCGTCCCCGGTGTCCCGGTCACCGTGCTGCAGCTCGACGAGGACTCCGGCACCTTCGAGCCGGTGCCGGGCGCCACGGACGTGACCGACGGCGACGGCGACTACCTGATCGACGGGCTGCCGGAGGGGGACTACCGCCTGTGCTTCGGTTCCCCGGGGCAGATCGTCGCATCCCGGTGGATCTCGTCCTGCTACCGCAACGCCTACAGCGTCGACCAGGCCAGGGACATCGAGGTCGGGCCCGGTGAGGTCAACAGCCTCCAACTGAGTGAGTCCCTGCTGCCCGCGTTCACCGACGTGGCCCTGCCGCTGTCGGTCGAGCAGGAGTCGCTGGACGGGAGGGCGGCCGTCGGCGGGCACCCGTTCTGGTCCGAGATCACCGACCTGGCGCTGTTCGGTGTCACCACGGGCTACGACGAGGCCGATGGCAGCAGGACGTTCCGCCCGGGTCAGCCGGTGCTGCGTGAGCAGATGGCGGCCTTCCTGTACCGCACCGAGAAGCTCGAGACCGGCATGGAGCCCGAGGTCGACCTGCCCGAGGTGTCGCCGTTCACCGACGTGCCGACGACGCACGTGTTCTACCGCGAGATCGTGTGGCTCGCCGACCGCCGCATCACCACGGGGTACTTCGACGGCACGTTCCGCCCGGGTCAGCCGGTGCTGCGCGAGCAGATGGCTGCCTTCCTCTACCGGTTCGACGGCTCGGAGTTCGAGGACGGCGACGGCGCCGACGACGTGGGCCCGGAGTTCACCGACGTGAACAGCGCGAACAACGTGTTCTTCGACGAGATCGAGTGGATGGCCCTGGAGGGCATCACCACCGGCTACGACGAGGGCAACGGCACGCGGACCTTCCGACCGGCCCAGCCGGTGCTGCGCGAGCAGATGGCCGCGTTCCTCATCCGCTTCGCCGAGCCGCTGATCAACTGA
- a CDS encoding S-layer homology domain-containing protein — translation MLTTLHRRASVTFAALIVSAGLVVAGSPAQAVDDSTGWISGRVTDTNLTGEGDPIVGVPVVAYQFDDSTDTFEPVPGSATVTVANGEYLIEELDPGTYRICFGAPRQITALKYVSQCYQQDYLVEDAQNVVVEAGEVTEGIDDSLLPAFTDVALPDGVVEGEPVGGHPFWLEITFMGLYGITTGYDEVDGSKTFRPGQPVLREQMAAFLYRLEKLYGDGSEPEVDIPASSPFTDVAPTDVFYREILWLEQSGITTGYDEPGGTRTFRPSQPVLREQMAAFLYRFDRSEFVDDDGPEFTDVTAQNNVFFDEIEWMEFEEITTGYDEGNGTRTYRPAEPVLREQMAAFIIRYTELDQGGGDQG, via the coding sequence GTGCTGACCACGCTCCACCGACGGGCATCCGTCACCTTCGCAGCGCTCATCGTCTCCGCAGGACTGGTGGTCGCCGGTTCTCCTGCCCAGGCCGTCGACGACTCCACCGGGTGGATCAGCGGCCGGGTCACCGACACGAACCTCACGGGCGAGGGCGACCCGATCGTGGGTGTCCCGGTCGTCGCGTACCAGTTCGACGACTCGACCGACACCTTCGAGCCGGTGCCGGGCTCGGCCACCGTGACGGTGGCAAACGGCGAGTACCTGATCGAGGAGCTCGACCCCGGTACCTACCGGATCTGCTTCGGCGCCCCCCGCCAGATCACCGCCCTCAAGTACGTGTCGCAGTGCTACCAGCAGGACTACCTGGTCGAGGACGCGCAGAACGTCGTGGTCGAGGCCGGTGAGGTCACCGAGGGGATCGACGACTCGCTGCTCCCGGCGTTCACCGACGTGGCTCTGCCCGACGGGGTGGTCGAGGGGGAGCCGGTCGGCGGGCACCCGTTCTGGCTCGAGATCACCTTCATGGGGCTCTACGGCATCACCACCGGGTACGACGAGGTCGACGGCAGCAAGACCTTCCGTCCGGGTCAGCCGGTGCTGCGCGAGCAGATGGCAGCGTTCCTGTACCGGCTGGAGAAGCTGTACGGCGACGGGTCGGAGCCGGAGGTCGACATCCCGGCCTCGTCGCCGTTCACCGACGTCGCGCCCACCGACGTGTTCTACCGCGAGATCCTGTGGCTGGAGCAGAGCGGCATCACCACCGGCTACGACGAGCCCGGCGGCACGCGCACGTTCCGGCCGTCGCAGCCGGTGCTGCGCGAGCAGATGGCGGCGTTCCTGTACCGGTTCGACCGCAGCGAGTTCGTCGACGACGACGGACCGGAGTTCACCGACGTGACCGCGCAGAACAACGTGTTCTTCGACGAGATCGAGTGGATGGAGTTCGAGGAGATCACCACCGGCTACGACGAGGGCAACGGGACTCGGACCTATCGGCCGGCCGAGCCGGTGCTCCGGGAGCAGATGGCCGCGTTCATCATCCGCTACACCGAGCTCGACCAGGGCGGGGGCGACCAGGGCTGA
- a CDS encoding S-layer homology domain-containing protein, protein MTRSTVFRRRLAASTLAVALAGGVLVAGTPAQADDPSSGISGEVTELSFVAPGGPVAGVPVSVFAPVGESFVQVSGAVDVTDENGAYEITGLGAGTYRVCFGVTGQIVALKYVSQCFRNGYGVELGDDVEVHGGVTSDIDAALVPAFTDVALPEAASELEPVGGHPFWLEITTLAVFGITTGYDEADGSLTFRPSQPVLREQMAAFLYRMARIDNEGLEPEVDIPAESPFTDVAPTHVFYREILWLEQSGITTGYDEPGGTRTFRPAQPVLREQMAAFLYRYDGTDFVDEDGPEFIDVTAQNNVFFDEIEWMELEEITTGYDEGNGTRTYRPSQPVLREQMAAFIFRFQNLEGDEM, encoded by the coding sequence GTGACCCGATCCACCGTCTTCCGCCGCCGCCTCGCGGCCTCCACCCTCGCCGTCGCGCTGGCGGGAGGCGTGCTCGTCGCCGGCACCCCGGCGCAGGCCGACGACCCGTCCAGCGGCATCTCCGGCGAGGTGACTGAGCTGTCGTTCGTCGCCCCGGGCGGGCCGGTCGCCGGCGTCCCGGTGTCGGTGTTCGCGCCGGTCGGCGAGAGCTTCGTCCAGGTGTCCGGAGCCGTCGACGTGACCGACGAGAACGGTGCGTACGAGATCACGGGCCTGGGCGCGGGCACCTACCGGGTCTGCTTCGGCGTGACCGGCCAGATCGTCGCGCTGAAGTACGTGTCCCAGTGCTTCCGGAACGGTTACGGCGTCGAGCTCGGCGACGACGTCGAGGTGCACGGCGGGGTGACGTCGGACATCGACGCCGCCCTGGTCCCGGCCTTCACCGACGTGGCGCTCCCCGAGGCTGCCAGCGAGTTGGAGCCGGTCGGCGGGCACCCGTTCTGGCTCGAGATCACCACGCTGGCCGTCTTCGGCATCACCACCGGGTACGACGAGGCCGACGGCTCCCTGACCTTCCGGCCCTCGCAGCCGGTGCTTCGTGAGCAGATGGCCGCGTTCCTGTACCGGATGGCGAGGATCGACAACGAGGGACTCGAGCCCGAGGTCGACATCCCGGCGGAGTCGCCGTTCACCGACGTCGCACCCACCCACGTGTTCTACCGCGAGATCCTGTGGCTGGAGCAGAGCGGCATCACCACGGGCTACGACGAGCCCGGCGGCACGCGCACCTTCCGGCCGGCGCAGCCGGTGCTGCGCGAGCAGATGGCCGCGTTCCTGTACCGGTACGACGGCACCGACTTCGTCGACGAGGACGGGCCGGAGTTCATCGACGTGACCGCGCAGAACAACGTCTTCTTCGACGAGATCGAGTGGATGGAGCTCGAGGAGATCACCACCGGCTACGACGAGGGCAACGGCACCCGCACCTACCGGCCCTCGCAGCCGGTGCTGCGCGAGCAGATGGCCGCCTTCATCTTCCGCTTCCAGAACCTCGAGGGCGACGAGATGTAG
- a CDS encoding S-layer homology domain-containing protein, with protein sequence MIRSVVRRRTSAAALAVALTGGLLAAGPAAHAAVEETGAVSGRVTELSFLDGGDTISGVTATAYRFSKDMEEPVAVPGATDITDSDGQYTIDGLEPGVYTVCIGTPGQLVGLVHVALCHEEALFIVDAEAVEVLEGETTTDVDVLLPPGFTDVALPTGRDGKDLVGGHPFWLEITNLALYGVTTGYDEADGSKTFRPSQPVLREQMAAFLYRLETFIEGDEPEVDVPEVSPFSDVAPTHVFYREILWLEQRGITRGYFDGTFRPSQPVLREQMAAFIYRFDGSEFVDEDGPEFTDVTDQNNVFFDEIEWMEDEAITTGYDEGNGTRTFRPSQPVLREQMAAFLTRYASPNIR encoded by the coding sequence GTGATCCGATCCGTCGTCCGTCGTCGCACCAGTGCGGCGGCCCTCGCCGTCGCCCTGACCGGCGGCCTGCTCGCCGCGGGCCCCGCGGCGCACGCCGCCGTCGAGGAGACGGGGGCCGTGTCCGGCCGGGTGACCGAGCTGTCGTTCCTCGACGGTGGAGACACGATCTCCGGCGTGACGGCGACGGCCTACCGGTTCAGCAAGGACATGGAGGAGCCCGTGGCCGTCCCGGGCGCCACCGACATCACCGACTCCGACGGCCAGTACACGATCGACGGCCTCGAGCCCGGCGTCTACACGGTGTGCATCGGCACACCCGGACAGCTCGTCGGACTGGTCCACGTGGCGCTGTGCCACGAGGAGGCGCTGTTCATCGTGGACGCCGAGGCGGTCGAGGTCCTCGAGGGCGAGACCACGACTGACGTCGACGTGCTGCTGCCTCCCGGGTTCACCGACGTGGCGCTCCCCACCGGCCGTGACGGCAAGGACCTGGTCGGCGGGCACCCGTTCTGGCTCGAGATCACCAACCTGGCCCTCTACGGGGTCACCACCGGCTACGACGAGGCCGACGGCAGCAAGACCTTCCGGCCGTCCCAGCCCGTGCTGCGCGAGCAGATGGCCGCGTTCCTGTACCGGCTCGAGACGTTCATCGAGGGCGACGAACCGGAGGTCGACGTGCCGGAGGTGTCGCCGTTCAGCGACGTCGCGCCGACCCACGTGTTCTACCGCGAGATCCTGTGGCTGGAGCAGCGCGGCATCACCCGGGGCTACTTCGACGGCACCTTCCGGCCGTCGCAGCCGGTGCTGCGCGAGCAGATGGCGGCGTTCATCTACCGGTTCGACGGCAGCGAGTTCGTCGACGAGGACGGGCCGGAGTTCACCGACGTCACCGACCAGAACAACGTCTTCTTCGACGAGATCGAGTGGATGGAGGACGAGGCCATCACCACCGGCTACGACGAGGGCAACGGCACCCGCACCTTCAGGCCTTCCCAGCCGGTGCTGCGCGAGCAGATGGCGGCCTTCCTGACGCGATACGCCAGCCCGAACATCCGGTAG